TTTTTAAAGGCTTAAACGTGGAAAGTGATGAGGAGATATAGAAGAATGGTTTTTACATGTCGTAAACGCTGTTCATAGGGCAAAAGAAAAGCGCAGGCCGAAGCCTGCGCTTTCACAGAGATATATAAAACAGACTAGCTGTTTAAAAACTCTTTAAGTTCTTTGCCTGCGCGGAAGAACGGAAGATGCTTAGGGTGTACTGTTACAACTTCACCGGTTTTTGGGTTGCGGCCGGTGTAGCCTTCGTACTCTTTCATTTTAAAGCTGCCGAAGCCACGAATTTCAACACGGTTGCCATCAGCAAGTGCATCTTTCATGTTATCTACGAAGACGTTAACCATCATGGTTGCTTCTTCAATAGCAATGTTATTCTCTTCGGACAAAGTTTTAATCAGTTCGCTTTTGTTCATTCTCAACTCCCACTGTACAATACAGCGTAGATGTTCTGGATTTATGTTTATGTAAGTATGTGCTTTCTAGCTGTGTGATATCATTCATTATGCCGCAAACTGTTTAATTATTCAAGAATTAATTGCTGATATCACTCATACTTTCTGTAAAAATTGATTTAGAAATGTCATCTAACATGCTCTTTTTGATTTTCTGTAACTTAACTGCAATAGCGAAGATGTCTTTTGCAGCGCGACTGTTAGGAGCATGTTTCATTAAAGGAGTTTGT
This genomic interval from Halodesulfovibrio sp. MK-HDV contains the following:
- a CDS encoding HU family DNA-binding protein; translated protein: MVQWELRMNKSELIKTLSEENNIAIEEATMMVNVFVDNMKDALADGNRVEIRGFGSFKMKEYEGYTGRNPKTGEVVTVHPKHLPFFRAGKELKEFLNS